From Camelus ferus isolate YT-003-E chromosome 18, BCGSAC_Cfer_1.0, whole genome shotgun sequence, one genomic window encodes:
- the LOC102518836 gene encoding mucin-12 — protein sequence MTTHSPSTKARQCHSGTTWNGKDCVCPQGHFGFLCKSISEYFILEIPEKINASVELRVKVTNQNFTKDLNDTVSSAYKNFTQLFKSQMDKAYMGNDFPQYVGVIIRRLLQGSIVVEHEVVMEANFTSEFQELFKNLTEVIKAKFMHEIKRLPSNSDECKGVSRLCYDEKSVFVNETVKLGFDLQEQCTQKATKDFAQFYYVDDLDGKLACVTKCTKGTKSQMNCNQGSCQLQQSGPRCLCHNSDTHWYWGETCERSTSKSLVYGIMGAVAVLLVVLVVVLIIFLSRSQKKLHRQEYNISREWPREDVPGNFQSISVWEGQNLKGDKFGLENTYRHFQPSLQNVDPTTEIHIQRPSVVTTVQ from the exons ATGACAACCCATTCTCCAAGTACGAAAGCAC GGCAGTGCCACAGTGGGACCACTTGGAATGGAAAAGATTGTGTCTGTCCCCAAGGCCACTTTGGTTTCCTGTGTAAATCCATTTCGGAGTACTTCATCCTAG AAATCCCGGAAAAAATCAATGCCTCTGTAGAACTGAGAGTGAAAGTGACTAACCAGAATTTCACAAAAGACCTAAACGACACAGTCTCCTCTGCATACAAGAATTTCACTCAACTATTCAAGAGTCAG ATGGATAAAGCTTACATGGGCAACGACTTTCCGCAATATGTAGGCGTGATCATTAGGAGACTGCT CCAGGGCAGCATCGTGGTGGAACACGAAGTTGTCATGGAGGCAAACTTCACTTCAGAGTTTCAGGAGCTGTTTAAAAACCTCACTGAGGTCATAAAGGCCAAGTTTATGCATGAGATCAAAAGGCTACCCAGTAATTCTGATGAGTGCAAAG GCGTCTCACGTCTGTGCTATGATGAGAAATCCGTCTTTGTGAATGAGACCGTGAAGCTTGGCTTTGACCTGCAAG AGCAATGCACTCAGAAGGCTACAAAGGACTTTGCCCAATTCTACTATGTGGATGATCTGGATGGGAAGCTGGCCTGTGTGACCAAGTGCACCAAGGGGACGAAGTCACAAATGAACTGTAACCAGGGCAGTTGCCAGCTGCAGCAAAGTGGCCCCCGTTGCCT ATGCCACAACTCAGACACACACTGGTACTGGGGAGAAACCTGTGAACGCAGCACCAGCAAGAGCCTGGTGTACGGGATCATGGGGGCCGTGGCAGTGCTACTGGTGGTCTTGGTGGTGGTCCTGATTATCTTCCTCAGCCGATCCCAGAAAAAACTGCACAG GCAAGAGTACAACATATCTCGTGAGTGGCCAAGAGAAGATGTCCCTGGCAATTTCCAGAGCATAAGCGTCTGGGAAG GTCAGAATCTGAAGGGGGACAAGTTTGGCCTTGAAAACACCTACAGACACTTCCAGCCCTCCCTGCAG